A region from the Triticum aestivum cultivar Chinese Spring chromosome 3D, IWGSC CS RefSeq v2.1, whole genome shotgun sequence genome encodes:
- the LOC123075333 gene encoding uncharacterized protein produces MAFSGAQILTAFTLGFLLMAFCAEARLCTAPSKWGQMSICKTTACIGACQYENFKDGYCSSNDGNYFHIPKRKTCMCRYECRKNPTTTVRTYVPKPPGEPEVPDPKKKSPPYERDVPEPPAGENKKKSFRQLPTSEQMV; encoded by the exons ATGGCATTCAGCGGCGCTCAGATTCTCACTGCCTTCACCCTGGGCTTTCTTCTCATGGCCTTCT GTGCGGAGGCTCGCCTATGCACGGCCCCTAGCAAGTGGGGCCAAATGAGCATTTGCAAGACCACGGCCTGCATCGGGGCCTGTCAGTACGAGAACTTCAAGGATGGGTACTGCTCCAGCAACGACGGCAACTACTTTCACATACCTAAGAGAAAGACGTGCATGTGTAGATATGAATGCAGGAAAAACCCCACCACCACTGTCAGAACCTACGTGCCTAAGCCACCGGGTGAACCCGAGGTGCCCGATCCTAAGAAGAAGTCGCCGCCATATGAACGTGATGTGCCGGAGCCGCCCGCGGGAGAAAACAAGAAGAAAAGCTTCCGCCAGCTGCCAACCAGTGAGCAAATGGTCTAG